The Halichoerus grypus chromosome 15, mHalGry1.hap1.1, whole genome shotgun sequence genome includes a window with the following:
- the ZNF614 gene encoding LOW QUALITY PROTEIN: zinc finger protein 614 (The sequence of the model RefSeq protein was modified relative to this genomic sequence to represent the inferred CDS: deleted 1 base in 1 codon) — MGGFSSLPAASVEVRVRELLTLEDVAVDFTWEEWQLLDPAQKDLYRDVMLENYSNLVSVGCQATKPDALSKLEHRDEPWITEDEIQNRTHLGFGKLDSHLQEHSQNHRFLKSTQQYGEQSTFRNAVHLSKIHFAITQNHVFDLCRKALKSSLSLVNEKRRYETKKAVEFNGEEKSFLHGNHEHLYSGIEFPESAKYISTKFQDFKYQRTHKIEKPHTCIEGEKTCIRKPRLIYHESSHRGEKPHECDPCGNSFSRNVVFAKHQKAHTQDKVCVTSEYRKGSGVKSSLTLPQQTQTAEKSYTCSECGKGFTMKRYLIAHQRTHSGEKPYVCSECGKGFTVKSNLIVHQRTHTGEKPYICTECGKGFTMKRYLVVHQRTHTGEKPYICSECGKGFTVKSNLIVHQRSHTGEKSYMCSECGKGFTTKRTLIIHQRTHTGEKSYLCNECGKGFTTKRTLIIHQRTHTGEKPYECNECGKAFSQKICLIQHERCHTGKTPFVCTECGKSYSHKYGLITHQRIHTGEKPYECNECGKAFTTKSVLNVHQRTHTGERPYGCSDCEKAFSHLSNLVKHKKMHTREMGRFSQVVNPLTQSRSSLLISELLQNRSPMNVMTVETPSVATETSLNISVPSRLECNHGTAGC; from the exons ATGGGTGGCTTTTCGTCGCTGCCAGCAGCGTCTGTAGAGGTTCGGGTTCGG GAATTGCTGACACTGGAGGATGTGGCTGTGGACTTTacctgggaggagtggcagctCCTGGACCCCGCTCAGAAGGACCTGTACCGGGACGTGATGTTGGAGAACTATAGCAACCTGGTGTCAGTGG GGTGTCAGGCTACCAAACCAGATGCATTGTCCAAGTTGGAACACAGAGATGAACCATGGATAACAGAGGATGAAATACAGAATAGAACCCATCTGG GATTCGGGAAGCTTGATAGTCATCTGCAAGAGCACTCTCAAAACCACAGATTTCTGAAGAGCACACAACAATACGGGGAACAGAGTACATTTAGAAATGCTGTTCATTTGAGCAAAATACATTTTGCCATAACGCAAAATCATGTGTTTGATTTATGTAGAAAAGCTTTGAAATCAAGTTTGAGTTTAGTTAACGAGAAGAGAAGATATGAAACAAAGAAGGCTGTTGAGtttaatggagaagaaaaatcttttctgCATGGTAATCATGAACATTTGTATTCTGGAATTGAATTCCCTGAAAGCGCAAAATATATCAGCACTAAATTCCAAGACTTTAAGTATCAGAGGACTCACAAAATAGAGAAGCCCCACACGTGCATCGAAGGTGAGAAAACCTGCATCAGGAAGCCTCGGCTTATTTACCATGAGAGCAGTCATAGAGGTGAGAAACCCCATGAGTGTGATCCATGTGGGAATTCCTTCTCCAGAAATGTCGTGTTCGCTAAACATCAGAAAGCTCATACACAAGACAAAGTCTGTGTAACCAGTGAATACAGAAAAGGCTCTGGTGTGAAGAGCAGTCTCACTCTGCCTCAGCAAACCCAAACAGCAGAGAAATCCTACACATGCAGTGAGTGTGGAAAAGGCTTCACCATGAAGCGCTATCTGATTGCACATCAGCGAACTCATagtggagagaaaccttatgtgtgcagtgaatgtggaaaaGGCTTCACTGTGAAGAGCAATCTCATCGTGCATCAGCGAACTCATACAGGGGAGAAACCCTATATATGCACTGAATGCGGAAAAGGCTTCACCATGAAGCGCTATCTTGTTGTACATCAGCgaactcacactggagagaaaccctatataTGTAGTGAGTGTGGAAAAGGCTTCACAGTGAAGAGTAATCTCATCGTACATCAGCGATCTCATACTGGGGAAAAGTCTTACAtgtgcagtgaatgtggaaaaGGCTTCACCACAAAGCGCACCCTCATTATACATCAGCgaactcacacaggagagaaatcTTACTtatgtaatgaatgtggaaaaggCTTCACCACAAAGCGCACCCTCATTATACATCAGCGgactcacacaggagagaaaccctatgaatgcaATGAGTGTGGTAAAGCCTTCAGCCAGAAGATATGCCTCATACAACATGAGAGATGTCATACAGGAAAGACTCCCTTTGTGTGTACTGAGTGTGGAAAATCCTATTCTCACAAATATGGTCTCATTAcccatcagagaattcacacgggagagaaaccctatgagtgcaatgaatgtggaaaagccttcacCACAAAGTCAGTACTCAATGTCCATCAAAGAACTCATACGGGCGAGAGACCATATGGATGCAGCGATTGTGAGAAAGCCTTCTCCCACTTGTCAAACCTTGttaaacataagaaaatgcaCACAAGAGAAATGGGTAGATTCAGTCAAGTTGTAAAT CCTTTAACACAGAGTCGCAGCTCATTACTTATTAGTGAACTCCTGCAGAACAGAAGCCCTATGAATGTGATGACCGTGGAAACGCCTTCTGTGGCAACTGAGACTTCATTAAACATCAGTGTTCCCAGCAGATTGGAATGTAATCATGGTACTGCTGGCTGTTGA